Proteins co-encoded in one Minwuia thermotolerans genomic window:
- a CDS encoding alpha/beta fold hydrolase, translated as MSAAMSLTGAAAALPLARRGLIRWHPALAAEAEALTAEIAESDETDLTLAVMEQVQERLSATLRGIELYQGHGYARRVTEPPAAWEQGPARLLDFGGGGRPVLFAPSLVNRAHVLDLDEGASLMRWLAGRGRVRPMLMDWGAPAGPVRGYGTADYVTGPLADALAHVAEMAGGPAPLVGYCMGGTLSAAAAQLYPDRVSALGLLAAPWDFHASLSPQAKVYAGSVGFWRPVLEAFGEMPVDLLQSFFAALDPNLAQRKFEAFSRLDMDSPEARRFVALEDWLNDGVPLTARVAEETLNGWFGQNRAATGHWLIDGVVIDPARIAAPAFVAIPEKDRIVPPASAAALAALLPGATTLRLPAGHIGMVVGRHAETTLWRPLERWLAAVE; from the coding sequence ATGTCGGCAGCGATGTCGCTGACCGGGGCGGCGGCGGCCCTGCCGCTGGCGCGGCGGGGGCTGATCCGGTGGCATCCGGCGCTCGCCGCCGAAGCCGAAGCCCTGACGGCGGAGATCGCCGAAAGCGATGAGACGGACCTGACTCTGGCAGTCATGGAACAGGTCCAGGAGCGCCTGTCGGCCACGCTGCGGGGGATCGAACTCTACCAGGGCCACGGCTATGCACGCCGCGTGACCGAGCCGCCGGCCGCCTGGGAACAGGGACCGGCGCGGCTGCTCGACTTCGGCGGCGGCGGCCGTCCGGTGCTGTTTGCGCCCTCGCTGGTCAACCGGGCCCATGTGCTGGACCTGGACGAGGGCGCCAGCCTGATGCGCTGGCTCGCCGGCCGAGGCCGGGTGCGGCCGATGCTGATGGACTGGGGCGCGCCGGCAGGCCCGGTGCGCGGCTACGGCACCGCCGACTATGTCACCGGGCCGCTGGCCGACGCCCTGGCGCATGTTGCGGAGATGGCCGGGGGACCCGCGCCGCTTGTGGGCTACTGCATGGGGGGCACGCTGTCGGCGGCCGCGGCCCAGCTCTACCCGGACCGGGTTTCCGCGCTCGGCCTGCTGGCCGCGCCCTGGGATTTCCACGCCAGCCTGTCGCCGCAGGCGAAGGTCTACGCCGGATCGGTCGGTTTCTGGCGGCCGGTGCTGGAAGCCTTCGGCGAGATGCCCGTGGATCTGCTGCAGAGCTTCTTCGCCGCCCTGGATCCCAACCTGGCGCAGCGCAAGTTCGAGGCCTTCAGCCGGCTGGACATGGACAGCCCCGAAGCCCGCCGCTTCGTCGCCCTGGAAGACTGGCTGAACGACGGCGTGCCCCTGACCGCCCGCGTCGCCGAGGAAACCCTGAACGGCTGGTTCGGGCAGAACCGCGCCGCCACCGGCCACTGGCTGATCGACGGCGTTGTCATCGACCCGGCGCGCATCGCCGCCCCGGCCTTCGTCGCGATCCCGGAAAAGGACCGCATCGTGCCGCCGGCCTCGGCCGCCGCTCTGGCGGCGCTGCTGCCCGGCGCAACCACGCTCCGGCTGCCCGCCGGCCATATCGGCATGGTCGTGGGACGCCATGCGGAAACCACCCTCTGGCGGCCGCTGGAGCGTTGGCTGGCGGCGGTGGAATGA
- a CDS encoding acetyl-CoA C-acetyltransferase → MTEIVIASAARTPVGSFNGAFGSVPAHDLGTTAIKGVLDRAAVDPAEVSEVIMGQILSAGQGQNPARQASINAGVPQESPAWGVNMLCGSGLRTVALGWQAIKNGDSSVVVAGGQESMSQAPHAAYLRNGQKMGDLKFVDTMLKDGLWDAFNGYHMGNTAENVAEKWQITRETQDEFALRSQQRAEAAQKAGRFRDEIVPVTVKGRKGETVVEDDEYIRHGATLESLQKLRPAFTKDGSVTAGNASGINDGAAAVLMMTEEEANRRGIEPLARIVSWAQAGVDPAIMGVGPIPATRRALEKAGWTVDDLDLIEANEAFAAQACAVGKDLGFDPEKLNVNGGAIAIGHPIGASGARVLNTLLFEMQKRDAKKGLATLCIGGGMGIAMCVERY, encoded by the coding sequence ATGACCGAAATCGTAATAGCATCCGCCGCGCGCACGCCGGTGGGTTCCTTCAACGGCGCCTTCGGCTCGGTGCCCGCGCACGACCTGGGCACCACCGCGATCAAGGGCGTGCTGGATCGCGCCGCCGTCGATCCGGCCGAAGTGTCGGAAGTCATCATGGGCCAGATCCTGTCCGCCGGTCAGGGCCAGAACCCGGCCCGCCAGGCCTCCATCAACGCCGGCGTGCCGCAGGAAAGCCCTGCCTGGGGCGTCAACATGCTGTGCGGCTCCGGCCTGCGCACGGTCGCGCTGGGCTGGCAGGCGATCAAGAACGGCGACAGTTCGGTCGTCGTGGCGGGCGGTCAGGAGAGCATGTCCCAGGCGCCGCACGCGGCCTATCTGCGCAACGGCCAGAAAATGGGCGACCTGAAGTTCGTCGACACCATGCTGAAGGACGGCCTGTGGGACGCCTTCAACGGCTACCACATGGGCAACACCGCCGAGAATGTCGCCGAGAAGTGGCAGATCACCCGCGAGACGCAGGACGAGTTCGCACTGCGCTCCCAGCAGCGGGCCGAGGCCGCCCAGAAGGCCGGCCGCTTCAGGGACGAGATCGTGCCGGTCACCGTGAAGGGCCGGAAGGGCGAGACCGTGGTCGAGGACGACGAATACATCCGCCACGGCGCGACGCTCGAGAGCCTGCAGAAGCTGCGCCCGGCCTTCACCAAGGACGGCTCGGTGACCGCCGGCAACGCGTCGGGCATCAATGACGGCGCCGCCGCGGTGCTGATGATGACCGAGGAGGAGGCGAACCGCCGCGGCATCGAGCCGCTGGCTCGTATCGTCTCCTGGGCCCAGGCCGGCGTCGATCCGGCGATCATGGGCGTCGGGCCGATCCCGGCCACGCGCCGTGCGCTGGAAAAGGCCGGCTGGACGGTCGACGACCTGGACCTGATCGAGGCCAACGAGGCCTTCGCCGCCCAGGCCTGCGCCGTCGGCAAGGACCTCGGCTTCGATCCCGAGAAGCTGAATGTCAATGGCGGCGCCATCGCCATCGGCCATCCCATCGGCGCGTCGGGCGCGCGGGTGCTGAACACGCTGCTGTTCGAAATGCAAAAGCGCGACGCCAAGAAGGGCCTCGCGACGCTGTGCATCGGCGGCGGCATGGGCATCGCCATGTGCGTCGAGCGCTACTAG
- a CDS encoding cytochrome c3 family protein, whose protein sequence is MAQRFPPHANVLARAVLLVLAVGAAVLLSGGFLFVHSDGFTGEGRVVEQPVPFSHAHHVGGLGIGCRYCHAGTERAPVAGMPSTETCMTCHSQLWTEAEMLRPVRASLRLDRPLRWNRLHDLADYVYFDHSVHAAQGVGCETCHGRVDRMPLTRQAAPLTMDWCLECHRDPAPRLRPPDAVYAMGWQPPEGQSRRAVGAAVMRARGIRTAGLTDCWVCHR, encoded by the coding sequence ATGGCGCAAAGGTTTCCGCCCCATGCCAACGTGCTCGCGCGCGCAGTTCTGCTCGTGCTGGCGGTCGGCGCGGCGGTGCTCCTGAGCGGCGGCTTCCTGTTCGTGCATTCCGACGGGTTCACCGGCGAGGGCCGGGTGGTCGAGCAGCCGGTGCCCTTCAGCCACGCCCATCATGTGGGCGGGCTCGGAATCGGCTGCCGCTATTGCCACGCCGGAACCGAGCGCGCGCCGGTCGCCGGCATGCCCTCGACCGAAACCTGCATGACCTGCCATTCGCAGCTCTGGACCGAAGCGGAGATGCTGCGGCCCGTGCGCGCGTCTCTCCGTCTGGACAGGCCGTTGCGCTGGAACCGCCTCCACGACCTCGCCGACTACGTCTATTTCGACCACAGCGTGCACGCCGCGCAGGGCGTCGGCTGCGAGACCTGTCACGGCCGCGTCGACCGCATGCCGCTCACCCGGCAGGCGGCGCCGCTGACCATGGACTGGTGCCTCGAATGCCATCGCGACCCGGCGCCACGGCTGCGGCCGCCGGACGCCGTGTACGCCATGGGCTGGCAGCCGCCGGAGGGGCAGTCACGCCGCGCGGTCGGTGCGGCGGTGATGCGCGCGCGCGGCATCCGCACCGCCGGCCTCACCGACTGCTGGGTCTGTCACCGATGA
- the phbB gene encoding acetoacetyl-CoA reductase yields MARVAIVTGGTRGIGRAISETLRDAGYKVAANYAGNEARAKAFTEETGIASYKFDVADHDGCQQACAQIAEDLGPIDVLVNNAGITRDGTLMRMSHEDWQAVVDTNLGGCFNMAKACFAGMKERGFGRIVNIGSINGQAGQYGQVNYAAAKSGIHGFTKALAQEGARFNITVNAIAPGYIDTDMVAAVPANVLEKIVAKIPVGRLGQANEIARGVLFLVGDDAAFVTGSTMSINGGQHMY; encoded by the coding sequence ATGGCACGAGTGGCAATCGTCACCGGCGGCACCCGCGGCATAGGGCGCGCCATCTCCGAAACCCTTCGCGACGCGGGCTACAAGGTCGCGGCGAACTACGCCGGCAACGAGGCGCGCGCCAAGGCGTTCACCGAGGAAACCGGCATCGCCTCCTACAAGTTCGACGTCGCCGACCACGATGGTTGCCAGCAGGCCTGTGCCCAGATCGCCGAAGACCTCGGCCCGATCGACGTGCTGGTGAACAACGCCGGCATCACCCGCGACGGCACGCTGATGCGCATGAGCCACGAAGACTGGCAGGCGGTGGTCGACACCAATCTGGGCGGCTGCTTCAACATGGCCAAGGCCTGCTTCGCCGGCATGAAGGAGCGGGGCTTCGGCCGCATCGTCAACATCGGCTCCATCAACGGCCAGGCCGGCCAGTACGGCCAGGTGAACTACGCCGCCGCCAAGTCCGGCATCCACGGCTTTACCAAGGCCCTGGCGCAGGAAGGCGCCCGCTTCAACATCACTGTGAACGCCATTGCGCCGGGCTATATCGACACCGATATGGTGGCCGCCGTGCCGGCCAACGTGCTGGAGAAGATCGTTGCCAAGATCCCTGTCGGCCGCCTGGGCCAGGCCAACGAGATCGCCCGTGGCGTGCTGTTCCTGGTGGGCGACGACGCCGCCTTCGTGACCGGCTCGACCATGTCCATCAATGGCGGCCAGCACATGTACTGA
- a CDS encoding FumA C-terminus/TtdB family hydratase beta subunit, which yields MTEYQPLFPLGADTAEYRKLDVDGVKTETLGGRSFTVIEPHAISHLAETAFADISHLFRKAHLEQLRSILDDPEASANDRFVALELLKNANISAAMEYPSCQDTGTAIISGKKGQYVLVEGDDGAALSEGVQRTWASRNLRYSQMAPLSMFEEKNTGSNLPAQIDIEAVGGDAYKFLFVAKGGGSANKTFLFQQTRRVLDPERLMVFFAEELPKLGTAACPPYHLAIVIGGMSAEQTLKTVKMASTKYYDELPTEGSMSGHAFRDIGLEQEIHKLTQNLGIGAQFGGKYFCHDVRVIRLPRHGASLPIGIGVSCSADRQAKAKITGEGVFMEALVRDPSVYLPEKEIDMGDAVSIDLNLPMNEIRSILTRLPVETPVLLSGTMIVARDIVHAELSKRVAQGGELPDYIKNHPVYYAGPAKTPEGRASGAFGPTTAARMDPYVAEFQALGGSMVSIAKGNRSKQVVNSCKQHGGFYLGSIGGAAARVGQDEITNVEVLDFEELGMEAVWKIDVQNFPAFVVIDDKGNDFFDFNRKRESDA from the coding sequence ATGACCGAATATCAGCCGCTGTTTCCGCTGGGCGCGGACACCGCCGAATACCGCAAGCTCGACGTCGACGGGGTGAAGACCGAAACCCTCGGCGGCCGCAGCTTCACCGTGATCGAACCGCATGCGATCAGCCATCTGGCGGAGACCGCCTTCGCCGACATCAGCCATCTGTTCCGCAAGGCGCACCTGGAGCAGCTGCGCTCCATTCTGGATGATCCCGAGGCGTCGGCGAACGACCGGTTCGTCGCCCTGGAGCTGCTGAAGAACGCCAACATCTCGGCCGCGATGGAGTATCCCTCGTGCCAGGACACGGGCACGGCGATCATCTCCGGCAAGAAGGGCCAGTACGTGCTGGTGGAGGGCGACGATGGCGCCGCGCTCTCCGAGGGCGTGCAGCGCACCTGGGCCAGCCGCAACCTGCGCTACAGCCAGATGGCGCCGCTGTCGATGTTCGAGGAGAAGAATACCGGCTCCAACCTGCCGGCCCAGATCGACATCGAGGCGGTGGGCGGCGACGCCTACAAGTTCCTGTTCGTCGCCAAGGGCGGCGGTTCGGCCAACAAGACCTTCCTCTTTCAGCAGACGCGGCGCGTGCTCGATCCGGAGCGGCTGATGGTGTTCTTCGCGGAAGAACTGCCCAAGCTCGGCACCGCCGCCTGCCCGCCCTATCACCTGGCGATCGTCATCGGCGGCATGTCGGCGGAGCAGACCCTGAAGACCGTCAAGATGGCCTCGACCAAGTACTATGACGAACTGCCGACCGAAGGGTCGATGTCCGGTCACGCCTTCCGCGACATCGGCCTGGAGCAGGAGATCCACAAGCTGACCCAGAATCTGGGCATCGGTGCGCAGTTCGGCGGCAAGTATTTCTGCCACGACGTCCGCGTCATCCGCCTGCCGCGGCACGGCGCCTCGCTGCCCATCGGTATCGGCGTGTCCTGTTCGGCCGACCGTCAGGCCAAGGCCAAGATCACCGGCGAAGGCGTGTTCATGGAGGCTCTGGTGCGCGACCCCTCCGTCTATCTGCCGGAGAAGGAGATCGACATGGGCGACGCCGTCAGCATCGATCTCAACCTGCCCATGAACGAGATCCGTTCGATCCTGACCCGGTTGCCGGTCGAGACGCCGGTGCTGCTGTCGGGCACCATGATCGTGGCGCGCGACATCGTCCATGCCGAGCTGTCGAAGCGCGTTGCCCAGGGGGGCGAACTGCCCGACTACATCAAGAATCATCCGGTCTACTACGCCGGTCCGGCGAAGACTCCGGAAGGCCGCGCCTCCGGCGCCTTCGGTCCGACCACGGCCGCGCGCATGGATCCCTATGTGGCCGAGTTCCAGGCGCTGGGGGGCTCCATGGTCTCCATCGCCAAGGGCAACCGCTCCAAGCAGGTGGTCAATTCCTGCAAGCAGCATGGCGGCTTCTATCTCGGCTCCATCGGCGGCGCCGCTGCGCGTGTCGGCCAGGACGAGATCACCAATGTCGAGGTGCTCGATTTCGAGGAACTGGGCATGGAAGCGGTCTGGAAGATCGACGTGCAGAACTTCCCGGCCTTCGTCGTGATCGACGACAAGGGCAACGATTTCTTCGACTTCAACCGCAAGCGCGAGTCCGACGCCTGA
- the phaR gene encoding polyhydroxyalkanoate synthesis repressor PhaR, with protein MAKSERKDDGPVTIKKYANRRLYNTSTSSYVTLDHLAEMVRDDVDFLVYDAKSGEDITRSVLAQIIFEAEGKGQSVLPVNFLRQLISFYGDSLQNVLPGYLEMSMEAFARNREQMKDQFGGALEMPIKQFEEAARRNMELYEQTMAMFNPFAGVTRGAGKSSSAEESGDAGEDDIGRLKGQLDEMQRQLDQLIKTRKD; from the coding sequence ATGGCCAAAAGCGAGCGTAAAGACGACGGTCCGGTGACGATCAAGAAGTACGCGAACCGGCGTCTCTACAACACGTCCACCTCGTCCTATGTCACGCTCGACCATCTCGCGGAGATGGTGCGCGACGATGTGGATTTCCTCGTCTACGACGCCAAGTCCGGCGAAGACATCACCCGTTCGGTGCTCGCCCAGATCATCTTCGAGGCCGAGGGCAAGGGACAGAGCGTGCTGCCGGTCAACTTCCTGCGTCAGCTCATCAGCTTCTACGGCGACAGCCTGCAGAACGTGCTGCCCGGCTATCTGGAGATGTCGATGGAAGCCTTCGCCCGCAATCGCGAGCAGATGAAGGACCAGTTCGGCGGCGCGCTGGAAATGCCGATCAAGCAGTTCGAGGAAGCGGCGCGGCGCAACATGGAACTCTACGAACAGACGATGGCGATGTTCAATCCGTTCGCGGGCGTCACGCGCGGGGCCGGGAAGTCCTCCAGCGCCGAGGAGTCGGGGGACGCCGGCGAGGACGACATCGGTCGGCTCAAGGGCCAGCTCGACGAAATGCAGCGTCAGCTCGACCAGCTCATCAAGACCCGCAAGGACTGA